From the genome of Populus alba chromosome 10, ASM523922v2, whole genome shotgun sequence, one region includes:
- the LOC118048867 gene encoding long-chain-alcohol oxidase FAO1: MREECHPLLRGGRNRESKYNHGLSSAEMESLSSLCETILPSLSPISKFDGKQNQPTKAVQAFYRASASQTPMPDEMAELLTKRGLPEAVFMVRLVLWLLSTRLGTFLLCGSLCFEEKWPYFKNFSSIPLDRRERVLQKWFKHRFFTPIRTAFVYVKILVLYVFFSRVDEKGDNPAWEAIEYNAGTDENPDQVPKERPLQKGLIDTNQETDSTLLHSLEEKGLSVTQDLRKNLYKIKCDVVIVGSGCGGGVAAAVLAASGQKVFVLEKGNYFTATDYSGLEGPSMDQLYESGGKLATTDSEILIMAGSAVGGGSAVNWSASIKTPNSVLQEWTRTQKIPLFGSSEYFSAMDAVCTRIGVTESCGEEGFQNQVLRKGCESLGIPVKTVPRNSSERHYCGSCGYGCLKGEKKGTDRTWLVDAVDHGAVILTGCKAERFMLEKNEGGSKRKKKCVGVTARIVNNNIRTRLQIEAKVTISACGALLTPPLMISSGLKNQNIGRNLHLHPVLMAWGYFPESNSEFKGKVYEGGIITAVHEVSTGDSNARAIIETPALGPSSFVALCPWVSGHDMKDRMAKYARTAHLIAIIRDSGSGKVTTEGRISYNLDAMDKENLKAGLRQALRILVAAGAVEVGTHRSDGQRIKCRGIKKEDLEGFLDTVYATAGPLSPVEDWMLYTSAHQMGSCRMGINKTEGAVDENGESWEAEGLFVCDASVLPSAVGVNPMITIQSTAYCLSKKIAESLCRD, from the exons ATGAGAGAAGAGTGCCATCCTTTGTTGAGGGGAGGGAGAAATAGAGAGAGCAAATACAACCATGGGCTCTCTTCAGCTGAGATGGAATCGCTTTCTAGCCTATGCGAGACTATATTGCCTTCTCTGTCACCGATTTCCAAGTTTGACGGGAAGCAAAACCAACCTACCAAGGCCGTGCAGGCCTTCTACAGAGCCTCTGCCTCTCAAACGCCCATGCCTGATGAG ATGGCAGAGCTTTTAACGAAGAGGGGATTGCCAGAGGCTGTGTTCATGGTAAGATTGGTTCTATGGCTTCTATCCACTAGGTTGGGTACCTTTTTGCTTTGTGGGTCTCTTTGTTTTGAGGAGAAATGGCCATACTTTAAGAATTTTTCAAGCATCCCTTTGGACAGGAGGGAGAGGGTTTTGCAGAAGTGGTTCAAACATAGGTTTTTTACACCTATCAGAACTGCCTTCGTGTATGTCAAGATCTTGGTCCTCTACGTCTTCTTCTCTCGG GTTGATGAAAAAGGTGACAACCCAGCATGGGAAGCCATTGAATATAATGCAGGCACTGATGAAAATCCAGACCAGGTTCCTAAAGAGAGGCCCCTTCAGAAGGGATTGATAGATACTAATCAAGAAACTGACTCCACCCTTCTACACTCTCTTGAAGAGAAAGGACTAAGTGTTACTCAAGATCTTCGAAAGAAcctttataaaatcaaatgtgATGTTGTCATTGTTGGCTCCGGTTGTGGTGGTGGAGTTGCCGCAGCTGTTCTTGCAGCTTCTGGGCAGAAGGTGTTTGTTCTTGAGAAAGGAAACTACTTTACTGCTACCGATTATTCTGGTTTGGAAGGCCCTTCCATGGACCAACTATATGAATCAGGTGGAAAACTTGCGACTACTGACTCAGAGATCCTGATCATGGCAGGATCAGCAGTCGGAGGAGGTTCTGCTGTCAACTGGTCAGCATCCATCAAAACACCAAACTCTGTGCTTCAGGAATGGACTAGGACCCAGAAAATCCCACTTTTCGGAAGTTCTGAATATTTTTCTGCCATGGATGCTGTTTGTACTAGAATAGGAGTCACAGAGAGCTGCGGAGAGGAAGGATTTCAAAATCAAGTACTTCGGAAAGGGTGCGAGTCCCTTGGTATTCCTGTCAAAACCGTCCCACGAAATTCCTCAGAGAGGCATTATTGTGGCTCTTGCGGTTATGGTTGTCTaaaaggagagaagaaaggGACTGATCGTACATGGCTGGTCGATGCTGTTGATCATGGGGCAGTGATCTTAACAGGATGCAAAGCAGAGAGATTCATGTTGGAAAAGAACGAGGGTGGAagtaagagaaaaaagaaatgcgTGGGAGTGACTGCAAGAATTGTAAACAACAATATCAGAACGAGATTGCAAATTGAGGCCAAGGTAACAATCTCAGCATGCGGAGCTCTTTTGACACCCCCTTTAATGATATCCAGTGGATTGAAGAATCAGAATATAGGCCGGAACCTTCATCTACACCCTGTACTAATGGCCTGGGGATACTTTCCAGAGTCAAATTCAGAGTTCAAGGGGAAAGTATACGAGGGTGGAATAATCACAGCAGTTCATGAAGTGTCAACAGGAGACTCCAACGCGAGGGCAATCATAGAAACTCCTGCATTAGGGCCTTCGTCATTTGTTGCGTTATGTCCCTGGGTGTCTGGACATGACATGAAGGACAGAATGGCGAAGTATGCAAGAACTGCTCACCTCATAGCAATAATAAGAGACAGCGGGTCGGGAAAAGTCACGACGGAGGGAAGGATATCCTATAATTTAGATGCAATGGACAAAGAGAATCTCAAGGCAGGGCTGCGGCAGGCGTTGAGGATTTTAGTTGCAGCAGGAGCTGTCGAAGTGGGTACCCATCGAAGTGATGGGCAGAGGATCAAATGTAGAGGGATCAAAAAAGAGGATCTGGAGGGATTTTTGGACACAGTTTATGCAACTGCAGGGCCACTGTCACCGGTAGAGGACTGGATGCTGTACACCTCAGCCCATCAAATGGGGAGCTGCAGGATGGGGATTAATAAAACAGAAGGCGCTGTTGACGAGAACGGAGAGAGTTGGGAAGCAGAGGGCCTGTTTGTTTGCGATGCTAGTGTTTTGCCGAGTGCTGTTGGTGTTAATCCTATGATCACAATCCAGTCCACTGCTTACTGTCTGTCGAAGAAAATTGCAGAGTCATTATGCAGAGATTAA